The Chryseobacterium indicum genome includes a window with the following:
- a CDS encoding outer membrane lipoprotein-sorting protein, producing MKKLLLVFVLIISPSFFAQTAKEIIDKNIELSGGLTNWKLLNSVLLQGRVILGIKDEYPIKIYQQRPNLTKTVITISGKDTAIEGYDGSKGYAMNYATNKVQEYAGYVAESFDNDFIDWENKGFEAKYLGKEVVGNIYCHKVELTKNVNKNIYYFDTKNYMLLKEVKKDETLSYSDYKKVGNLSMPFRIESSSAKKDGDYVMLINRIDINKVFPANTFKF from the coding sequence ATGAAGAAGTTACTTTTAGTATTCGTCCTGATCATTTCACCATCCTTTTTTGCGCAGACCGCCAAAGAAATTATTGATAAAAACATTGAATTATCCGGAGGATTAACCAATTGGAAACTATTAAATTCAGTATTGCTGCAGGGAAGAGTTATCCTGGGAATTAAGGATGAATATCCGATTAAAATTTATCAGCAGCGTCCGAATCTTACCAAAACCGTCATCACCATTAGCGGAAAAGATACAGCTATTGAAGGCTACGACGGATCAAAAGGATATGCCATGAATTATGCGACCAACAAAGTTCAGGAATATGCAGGATATGTCGCAGAAAGCTTTGATAATGATTTCATAGACTGGGAAAATAAAGGTTTTGAGGCGAAATATTTAGGCAAAGAAGTTGTGGGAAATATTTACTGTCATAAAGTGGAATTAACGAAAAATGTTAACAAAAACATCTATTATTTCGATACCAAAAATTATATGTTGCTGAAAGAAGTAAAAAAAGATGAAACTTTATCGTATTCAGATTATAAAAAAGTCGGAAATTTATCCATGCCTTTCAGAATAGAATCTTCCAGTGCAAAAAAAGACGGAGATTATGTAATGCTCATCAACAGGATTGATATTAATAAGGTATTTCCTGCCAATACATTTAAATTTTAA
- a CDS encoding glutathione peroxidase, giving the protein MKKLFLMFLSVVAFFNSCAQKKSEESKAKTKELMGKSIYDFKVDALEEGKQINFADFKGKKILIVNTASECGFTPQYADLEKVAEEFKGKLVVVGFPANNFGGQEPGSNKEIGAFCQKNYGVTFPMAAKVSVKGSDTAPIFQYLTEKDLNGVKNTTILWNFTKFLIDENGKLIDSFVSTTKPTDEAITKYLK; this is encoded by the coding sequence ATGAAAAAGTTATTTTTAATGTTCTTGTCAGTTGTTGCATTTTTCAACAGCTGCGCTCAGAAAAAAAGTGAAGAATCTAAAGCCAAAACCAAAGAACTTATGGGAAAATCAATATACGACTTTAAGGTTGATGCCTTGGAAGAAGGAAAGCAGATCAACTTTGCAGATTTTAAAGGAAAGAAAATCCTTATTGTAAATACGGCTTCAGAATGTGGATTTACTCCTCAATATGCTGATCTTGAAAAAGTTGCTGAAGAGTTTAAAGGCAAATTGGTGGTGGTAGGATTTCCTGCCAACAATTTCGGAGGTCAGGAGCCGGGAAGCAATAAAGAAATCGGAGCTTTCTGCCAGAAAAATTACGGAGTAACATTCCCAATGGCTGCCAAAGTTTCAGTAAAAGGAAGCGACACTGCTCCAATCTTCCAATATTTAACTGAAAAAGATTTAAACGGAGTAAAAAACACCACCATCCTTTGGAATTTCACCAAGTTTCTGATAGATGAAAACGGAAAACTAATCGATTCCTTCGTAAGTACGACAAAACCAACAGACGAAGCGATTACCAAATATTTGAAATAA
- a CDS encoding ADP-ribosylglycohydrolase family protein, whose product MDFLDRFEACIMSGAIGDAWGSSYENEVKTDDSQIYYLGKRNIRRRVWSITDDTQMTLATCEVLTEGKFKPENLINKFTQYYRSGNLTGIGASTLKAILDTEAGIHWSQAGRIGEYAAGNGGAMRIAPFAFFQDVTRSDIYEACKVTHRNDEAFAGALAVFLSIKAILNSEWNGKNNLFDIIIPEIPDTNVRDRLIEINSQGNQCSISEISKLGNNGYVVNSVPFAIFCATKILDLGLEKMFQEIIDCGGDTDTNASIAGQITGTLIGTKNIPEELILKLKNLQDYNWIKKIIETTKQKIG is encoded by the coding sequence ATGGATTTTCTGGATCGGTTTGAAGCCTGTATCATGAGCGGAGCCATTGGCGATGCATGGGGAAGCAGTTATGAAAATGAAGTTAAAACCGATGATTCGCAGATTTACTATTTAGGAAAAAGGAATATCAGGCGAAGAGTTTGGAGTATTACAGATGATACTCAGATGACTTTAGCAACTTGTGAAGTTTTAACTGAAGGTAAATTTAAACCTGAAAATCTTATCAATAAGTTTACACAATATTACAGAAGCGGCAATTTAACAGGAATTGGAGCTTCTACACTTAAGGCAATTTTAGATACCGAAGCCGGAATTCACTGGAGTCAGGCCGGAAGAATCGGAGAATATGCCGCAGGAAACGGAGGAGCGATGAGAATTGCTCCTTTCGCTTTTTTTCAGGATGTAACGAGATCAGATATCTACGAAGCCTGTAAGGTAACGCATAGAAATGATGAAGCTTTTGCCGGAGCTTTGGCTGTCTTTCTTTCCATAAAAGCAATTCTGAATTCCGAATGGAATGGAAAAAATAATCTTTTTGACATTATTATTCCTGAAATTCCTGATACGAACGTAAGAGACAGATTAATTGAAATCAATTCCCAAGGAAATCAATGCTCAATTTCAGAAATATCCAAATTGGGAAATAATGGATATGTAGTCAATTCTGTTCCTTTTGCAATTTTTTGCGCCACTAAAATTCTGGATTTAGGACTGGAAAAAATGTTTCAGGAAATTATTGATTGCGGAGGAGATACAGATACCAACGCTTCAATTGCCGGACAGATTACAGGGACATTAATCGGAACCAAAAATATTCCTGAAGAATTAATTTTAAAACTGAAAAATTTACAGGATTATAATTGGATTAAAAAAATTATTGAGACAACAAAACAGAAAATAGGTTAA
- a CDS encoding NAD(P)H-binding protein: MKALVIGATGATGKDLVNQLLQDKDFEEVNVFVRKSLEIKNDKLKVHIVNFEKPEEWKSEVKGDVAFSCLGTTLKAAGSKEAQRKVDFDYQYEFAKAAKENNVDDYILVSAYGANPQSKIFYSKMKGELEDAVKQLHFNKITIFKPGMLERKDSDRTGEVLGSRIIKFANKLGLLESQKPLPTDVLAKAMINSSKIKSNGYSSIKLGNIFCFAEKSND; encoded by the coding sequence ATGAAAGCTTTAGTTATCGGCGCAACAGGTGCTACAGGAAAAGACCTTGTGAATCAGCTACTTCAGGATAAAGATTTTGAAGAAGTAAATGTTTTTGTGAGAAAATCTCTTGAAATTAAAAATGATAAACTTAAGGTGCATATCGTTAATTTTGAAAAACCTGAAGAGTGGAAAAGTGAAGTAAAAGGTGATGTTGCATTTTCCTGTCTCGGAACAACTTTAAAAGCAGCCGGAAGCAAGGAAGCACAAAGAAAAGTAGATTTTGATTATCAGTACGAATTTGCAAAAGCTGCCAAAGAAAATAATGTTGACGATTATATTCTGGTTTCTGCTTACGGAGCGAATCCCCAATCTAAAATTTTCTATTCTAAAATGAAAGGTGAACTGGAAGATGCTGTAAAACAGCTCCATTTCAATAAAATAACCATTTTCAAACCCGGAATGCTGGAAAGAAAAGATTCTGACAGAACAGGAGAAGTTTTGGGAAGCCGTATCATTAAATTTGCCAATAAATTAGGACTTTTAGAAAGTCAGAAACCTTTACCGACAGATGTTTTAGCAAAAGCAATGATTAATTCTTCCAAGATTAAAAGCAATGGCTATTCAAGTATAAAACTGGGGAATATTTTCTGTTTTGCGGAGAAGAGCAATGATTAA
- a CDS encoding MmcQ/YjbR family DNA-binding protein, translating to MDANEILEYCLSKKGVTESFPFDNETLVLKVGTKVFLLMGLERQPLGINVKTDPEWSAELREQHPQITGAYHMNKTHWNSVVIDGLKKDLILKMIDQSYELVFKSLTKKVKEEILNS from the coding sequence ATGGACGCCAACGAAATTCTGGAATATTGCTTATCGAAAAAAGGAGTAACCGAAAGTTTTCCTTTTGATAATGAAACCCTTGTACTAAAAGTAGGAACGAAAGTATTTTTATTGATGGGTCTTGAAAGACAACCTCTCGGAATCAACGTAAAAACAGATCCGGAATGGAGCGCAGAACTTCGTGAGCAGCATCCTCAGATTACGGGCGCTTATCACATGAACAAAACCCATTGGAACTCTGTGGTTATCGACGGTTTAAAAAAAGATTTAATTCTGAAAATGATCGATCAGTCGTATGAATTGGTCTTTAAATCTTTGACGAAAAAAGTTAAAGAAGAAATTTTAAACAGTTAA
- a CDS encoding bifunctional riboflavin kinase/FAD synthetase codes for MKVFKNFKDYTTQKPLALSLGMFDGVHLGHKSIIDELINVGSQNDLETAVLTFWPHPRFVFNPDENLKLLNTLEEKKFLMEKYNIENLFLKEFDEEFRNLTGEEFVRQILIEKLNVKYLIIGYDHSFGKNKSGNFELLQKLSKELDFEVEQMEAINIHENNISSTKIRNALSAGNIKEANEMLGYSYSVSGTVVHGKKIGRTIGYPTANIETESIKLLPKKGAYIVEVFVKNQQHKGMLSVGTNPTVNGEKLTVEVYILDFEGDIYDEEITVKFRDFLHDEIKFEGLEKLIERLDDDKRLTEEFNF; via the coding sequence TTGAAAGTTTTCAAAAATTTTAAAGATTATACCACTCAGAAGCCATTAGCGCTGTCTTTAGGAATGTTCGACGGGGTTCATCTTGGGCATAAAAGTATTATTGATGAATTAATTAACGTAGGTTCACAGAACGATCTGGAAACTGCTGTCCTTACTTTCTGGCCGCATCCGAGATTTGTTTTTAATCCTGATGAAAATCTTAAACTTCTGAATACGTTGGAAGAAAAAAAATTTCTGATGGAAAAATACAACATCGAAAATTTATTTCTAAAGGAATTTGATGAGGAATTCAGAAATTTAACCGGAGAAGAATTTGTACGCCAGATTTTAATTGAGAAACTGAATGTAAAATATCTGATTATCGGTTACGATCATTCATTCGGGAAAAATAAAAGTGGCAATTTTGAACTGCTTCAGAAACTTTCAAAAGAATTGGATTTTGAAGTTGAACAGATGGAAGCCATTAATATTCACGAGAATAACATCAGCTCTACGAAAATCCGCAATGCACTTTCAGCAGGAAATATTAAAGAAGCCAATGAAATGTTGGGATACTCCTACTCTGTTTCCGGAACGGTTGTTCACGGGAAGAAGATCGGAAGAACAATCGGTTATCCTACCGCCAATATCGAAACGGAATCCATTAAACTTTTGCCTAAAAAAGGAGCTTATATTGTTGAAGTTTTTGTAAAAAACCAACAGCATAAAGGAATGTTGAGCGTTGGAACCAACCCAACCGTAAATGGCGAAAAACTAACTGTGGAAGTTTATATCCTTGATTTTGAAGGTGATATTTATGATGAAGAAATTACTGTAAAATTCAGAGATTTTCTTCACGACGAAATTAAATTTGAAGGGCTTGAAAAATTAATTGAAAGACTTGATGATGATAAAAGATTGACGGAAGAGTTTAATTTTTAA
- the atpD gene encoding F0F1 ATP synthase subunit beta, producing MANQIKGKISQIIGPVIDVVFSDVEAVPAIYDALEITKENGEKVVLEVEQHIGEDTVRCIAMDATDGLKRGRDVIGYGNPIMMPIGEAVNGRLFNVVGDAIDGLQNISNEGGLPIHRPAPKFDQLSTSAEVLFTGIKVIDLIEPYAKGGKIGLFGGAGVGKTVLIQELINNIAKGHGGLSVFAGVGERTREGNDLLREMLESGIIKYGDDFMHSMENGGWDLSKVDLEAMKDSKAAFVFGQMNEPPGARARVALSGLTLAEYYRDGGESGQGRDVLFFVDNIFRFTQAGSEVSALLGRMPSAVGYQPTLASEMGAMQERITSTKNGSITSVQAVYVPADDLTDPAPATTFAHLDATTVLDRKIASLGIYPAVDPLASTSRILAPEIIGEEHYNCAQRVKEILQRYKALQDIIAILGMEELSEEDKSVVYRARKVQRFLSQPFHVAEQFTGIPGSLVDIKDTIKGFNMIIDGELDHLPEAAFNLKGTIEEAIEAGQKMLADNA from the coding sequence ATGGCAAACCAAATTAAAGGTAAAATTTCTCAAATTATTGGTCCGGTAATCGACGTTGTCTTCAGTGATGTGGAAGCAGTTCCAGCGATCTATGATGCGTTAGAAATTACAAAAGAAAACGGTGAAAAAGTAGTTTTAGAGGTAGAACAGCATATTGGCGAAGATACAGTAAGATGTATTGCAATGGATGCTACTGACGGTCTTAAAAGAGGGCGGGACGTAATCGGATACGGAAATCCTATTATGATGCCTATCGGTGAGGCTGTAAACGGAAGACTATTCAACGTTGTTGGTGATGCTATCGACGGACTTCAAAATATATCTAACGAAGGTGGTCTGCCAATTCACAGACCAGCTCCGAAATTTGATCAGCTTTCAACTTCTGCTGAAGTTTTATTTACAGGTATTAAAGTAATCGACCTTATCGAGCCTTACGCAAAAGGAGGTAAAATTGGTTTGTTCGGTGGTGCGGGTGTAGGTAAAACCGTATTGATTCAGGAGTTGATTAATAATATTGCAAAAGGACACGGAGGTCTTTCTGTTTTTGCCGGAGTAGGTGAAAGAACGAGAGAAGGAAATGACCTTTTGAGAGAGATGCTAGAATCCGGAATCATCAAGTATGGTGACGATTTCATGCACTCTATGGAAAACGGAGGTTGGGATCTTTCTAAAGTGGATTTAGAAGCAATGAAAGATTCTAAAGCAGCATTCGTTTTCGGACAGATGAACGAGCCACCTGGTGCAAGAGCGAGAGTAGCACTTTCCGGTCTTACATTAGCTGAGTACTACAGAGACGGTGGAGAAAGCGGACAGGGTAGAGACGTACTTTTCTTCGTAGACAATATCTTCCGTTTTACACAGGCTGGTTCTGAGGTATCTGCACTTTTAGGTCGTATGCCATCTGCAGTAGGTTACCAACCGACACTAGCTTCTGAGATGGGAGCGATGCAGGAAAGAATTACTTCTACTAAAAATGGTTCAATTACTTCGGTACAGGCGGTTTATGTACCTGCGGATGACTTAACTGACCCGGCTCCTGCAACTACGTTTGCTCACTTGGATGCTACAACGGTACTAGACAGAAAAATTGCTTCATTGGGTATTTATCCTGCGGTAGATCCATTGGCTTCTACTTCAAGAATCCTTGCTCCTGAAATTATCGGTGAAGAACATTATAACTGTGCACAGAGAGTAAAAGAAATTCTTCAGAGATACAAAGCACTTCAGGATATCATTGCGATCCTTGGTATGGAAGAACTTTCAGAAGAAGATAAATCAGTTGTTTACCGTGCAAGAAAAGTTCAGAGATTCCTTTCTCAGCCTTTCCACGTAGCAGAGCAGTTTACAGGTATTCCAGGATCTTTGGTAGACATCAAAGATACCATTAAAGGATTTAATATGATCATCGATGGTGAACTGGATCACTTACCGGAAGCTGCTTTCAACCTGAAAGGAACTATCGAAGAAGCGATCGAAGCAGGACAAAAAATGTTAGCTGATAACGCATAA
- a CDS encoding FoF1 ATP synthase subunit delta/epsilon has product MNIKILTPEYVVFEGEVDSVLLPGKNGEFHIMHNHAGIVSSLIGGKVKLYAKSIDEAYSKYFTKENEKDSVFSYPIKSGVVEFNHNKGIILCE; this is encoded by the coding sequence ATGAATATAAAAATTTTAACACCAGAATACGTAGTTTTTGAAGGAGAAGTAGACTCAGTATTATTGCCTGGGAAAAATGGTGAATTCCACATCATGCATAACCACGCAGGAATCGTTTCTTCTTTAATCGGTGGTAAAGTAAAATTGTATGCTAAATCTATCGATGAAGCCTATTCAAAATACTTTACGAAAGAGAATGAGAAAGATTCAGTTTTCTCTTACCCTATCAAAAGCGGTGTTGTAGAATTTAATCATAATAAAGGAATTATCCTTTGTGAATAA